The DNA sequence GAAGCTTTTCGGATCGCTCCTTCTCGATCCTGAGCGCCTCCAGCGCCTCGCGCTCGCGGTCGCGCAGGCGCTTCTTCTCCAGCGACGATCCGATGCGCGCGCGAAGCAGCACGGGATCGAAGGGCTTGGCGAGATAATCCTCGGCGCCGGCTTCGACGCATCGGACGATCGAGTCGATCTCGTTGAGCGCCGAGATCACGATGACGGGAATGTCCCTGAGCGACGCGTCGGACTTGAGCGCCGAAAGGACGTCGAAGCCGCTCACGTCGGGCATGAGCAGATCGAGCAGAATGAGATCGAACGGCGCCTCCCTGACGAGCGCGAGCGCGCGCGCGCCGTTTTCGGCGAGCGTCACCGCATGGCCCTGCCGTTCGAGACGCCGCTTCAGAAGATCGCGATTGGAGGCGTTGTCGTCGACGACGAGAATGCGGCTCGGCAGCTGCGCGGCGTCGTCGGCCTCGCCTTCCGCGATCGGCTGCACGGATGCGACGAAGCGGTCCGCCACCCGCGCCGAGACGAGCCCCGCGCCCGCCTCCGCCGGGTCCGCGCCCTCGCTTTGGGGCAGCGAGAAGCTGACGAGGCCGTCGATGCGTTCGAGAAAGCGGGACGCCTCCTCGAGGAGCCGATCGAGATCCGTGACGAGGCCGCCGGCGTCGACGAGATCCGCCGCGTCCTCGCGCAGCATCTCGCCATACCCCTTGATCGCATTGATGGGCGTGCGCAGATCGTGCCGCAGGCGCCGGCGATAGTCCTCCGGATCCTCGTCAGCCTCTTTCTCGCGCGCGCGGAGCGGGCTGAACGGATCGACGAGAGACGCGATGAGCGTGCTCAGCGAGCGGCTGGCGAGCCTGATCTTCTCGAGATCCTCCCGGAACTGGGCCTGATCGTTCTTTCCCGCTTCGTCGAGCAGGATCTCGACATAGCCCGCGATGGCCTCGGCGGGCGCGCTCAGCTCCTGCCGCACATAGGCGATCAGCGCGCGATCCGTCCTGTCGGCGACGCGGGTCACGAAGCGCCGGAAGCGAGCAGCGCCGTGATCTTGCCCAGGAGCCGCGTGATCTCGACCGGCTTGGTGTCGTAGTCCTCGCAGCCCGCCTCCATCGCCTTCTCGCGATCGCCGGCCATGGCGTGGGCCGTGAGCGCGATCACCGGGATCTTTCGCGTCGCGTCGTCCTGCTTCACCCGCCGCGTCGCCTCCCATCCGTCGATCACCGGCAGGCTCATGTCCATCAGGATCAGATCGGGCGCTTCCGAAGCGGCCATCTCGACGCCCTGCTGTCCGTCGACGGCGATGACGACGTCGTAGCCGTTGCGCTTGAGGCGTCTCGACAGCATGTCCCGGTTCATCTCATTATCTTCGACAAGCAGAATCTTCGCCACCTGGTCGCTCTCCCTCGTCAGTGCGCATGAACGGCGTCGGCGGCGCTCGGAACGAGGCACTGACGCATGATCCCGACCAGCTCTTCGAGATAGTCGTGATCCTTCGTGATGATGTCCGCCCCGAGTGCGCGCAGCTTGCGAATGTCCTCTTCGCTCAGCTCCTTGGCCGTGACGATGATGACCGGAAGCCGGTCGAAGGCGGGCCGCCTGCGCAATTCCCGCAGAAAGCCGAAGCCGTCCAGATTGGGCATCATCAGATCGAGCAGCACGAGATCGGGCGCGGGATTCACCGATAGCCAGTCGAGCCCGTCCTGTCCATTCACGGCGGCTTCCGCCCTGTAGCCCGCGCCCGAGACGGAGCGGCAGAGAAGCTCGCGCGTCGCCGGATCGTCCTCGATGACGAGCACCGTATTTTCTCCGCCGCCGCCGCAGTAGTTTTCGAGCAGCGCCGTCAGGCGGCGCCGGTCGATGGGCTTCGTCAGTAGCTCCGCCGCGCCGAGCGGAATCGCCAGCCCGCGCTCGTTGAGGATCGTCACCATGATGACAGGGATGCCGCGCAGCTCGTCATCCTCCTTGAGCTGCTTGAGCACGCTCCAGCCATCGAGCTGCGGCATCATCACGTCGAGCGTGATCGCCTGCGGCCGGTGCTGGCGCGCCAAAGCCAGCGCCTCCAGCCCGTGGCGCGCGGCGATCACGCGATAACCCTTGTTTTCGAGCGTTCTCGTCAGCAGCTCGCGCGCCGTGGCGTCGTCGTCCACGACGAGGATGGTCGCATGAGGCGCGACCGCCTCGGGCGGCTTCCTGGCGACGGGCGCGCGCTCCTGGTCGGGCAGCCTGATGGTGAAGGTCGAGCCCGCGCCCGGCGCGCTCTCGACCGAAATGTCGCCGCCGAGCGCCGTGCAGAAATGCTTCGTGATCGCGAGGCCCAGCCCCGTGCCGCCGAAGCGTTTCGTCGTCGAGGCGTCGGCTTGCGTGAAGGCCTGAAACAGCCTGCCGAGCTGCTCCTCGCTCATGCCGAGCCCCGTGTCCGAGACGCGGAACACGACGCAGGCGTCCGCGTCCCTCTCGACGCTCAGGGCCACCGTCCCCTGGCTCGTGAACTTGTTGGCGTTGCTCATGAGGTTGAGCAGGCACTGCTTCACCTTGGTTTCGTCCGAAAGGAAGCCGCCGATATCCTCCTGACACGAGAGTTCGAGGCGGTTACCGTTCTTGTCGGCCAGGGGCTGGACGATGGACGCGACCTCGCGGACGAGCGGCGCGATCTCCACCCGCTCGATGAACACCTCCATCTTGCCCGCCTCGATCTTGGACAGGTCGAGAATGTCGTTGATCAGGCCGAGCAGATGCCGGCCCGCGCTCTCGATCTTCTTCAAATCCTCGATCGGCTCCTCGTCGCCCTTGTCGAGCGCGTCCTCCTGAAGCATCTCGCTGTAGCCGATGATGGCGTTGAGCGGCGTGCGCAGCTCGTGGCTCATGTTCGCCAGAAAGGCGCTTTTCGTCTTGCTCGCCTCCTCGGCCGCCACGCGCGCGACCGACAATTCCTCATTGGCGCGTTGCAGCTCGCGCGTGCGCGCCCGGATCTTGTCCTCCATCGAGCCGTAGAGCTCGCGCAATTCTCCGGTCATGGAGCGGATCGCGGTGAGAAGATGGCCGGTTTCGTCGCGGCTCTCGATCTCGAAATGCGCCTCGAGATCGCCGCCGGCGACCCGCTCCGCGACCCCGACGGCGGTCTTGATCGGCCGCGTGATCGTGCGCGCCACCGCCATGGCGAGAAGGATGATCGGCGGGATCATGAAGAGAAGCAGCCAGAGCGTCGCGTCTCTTTGCGCGCGCGTGAGCGCGAAGGCCTCTTCCGTGCGCTGCTGCACGACCATGCCCCAGCGAAACGACGGCACATAGGTCCAGGAGGCGACGACCGGCTTTCCGTCGAGATCGTCGAACAGGCCCGAGCCATGCACGCCGGCGAGCGCCCGCGCGAGCGCCGGAAACGCGCCGCCGGAGAGCGGCGTGCGGATGCTGAACGGCGCGGAGGCGTCGTGTCGCAGCGGATTGACCACGACCATCTGATCCCGGCCGTAATGCGCCGCGACGAGCGCCTCCCCCGTCTCGCCGAGACCGGTGTAATCATTGACGACGCCGTAAAGCTCCTTGTTGTCGAGCTTGAAGACGACGACGGCGACGACGACGCCATTGTCGAGCACCGGCCCCGCGATGAAGGCGGCGGGCTCTTTCGACCCCGGATAGATGTCGAAGGCCGAGATTTCCGCCTGCAACAATGTGCGGGCGCGCTCGACCGCGCCGGAAAGCTCCTTCCCGCCGCGCAGATTTTCATCGAAGAGCGCCACGCCCGCCTGGTCGAAGAGCGTTTCGCCGGCGGGCGACACAAGCGCGCAATCGACATAGTTGAAGGTGTCGGCGAAGCGGCCCAGCGTCGGGCCATGTTTCGCGACGGCCTCGCGATAGGCGTCCGATCCCCTGCCGCCCGCCCGCAGCGCCGCGCTCAATTCGCGGACGGCTTCGCCGACCGAGGGGTTGTGCATCAGCGACTCGACGCTCCTGATCTTCTCGAGCGTCAGATTCTCCAGTTGCTCGACCTTCTTCTTGGCGACGACCTGCAAGGAGGTCTGCACCGTCTGCTCGAGAGATTCTCGCGAAATGTCATAGGTTCGCCAGGCGAGCAGACCGCAGGACACGATATTGATCGCCAGAAACCAGAAGATGATCTTGGCCCCGATGGAGCTCCTCAGGAACGTCATCACTGCGCCTCCGTCGGATTCGCCCATCGGCCGCCCCAGCCATCGTACATCGCGGCCAGAAACGCCTCCCATTCCGCCTTGGTGCGGGAGGGCGGATAGGGAACCGGGCGGATCGGGTGGTCCACCGTCCAGACCAGTTCGATGCCGCCGTCGGGACGGATCTTGCCCACCGAGAAGGAACGCCAGCTGTGTTGCGTATAGGGATCGACGGAAACGAGTCCTTCCGGCGCGTCGAGCGTCTCGGTCAGCATCGTCCGCCGGACCCTCTCGACATCCAGCGTCTGCGCCTCCTGCACCGCCTTGGCCCATAGCCTCACGCTGAAATAGGAGGTCGCGATCACGTCGCCCGTGACGCGGTTTTCGCCGTATTTGCTGCGAAAGGCGCGGATGAACCGCTCGTTTTCAGGCGTCCTGACCGCCTCGAAATAGCTCCACGCGCTGTAATGGCCCTGCAAACTCTCGATCGGCAGGCTGCGCAGTTCTTCCTCGCCGATGCTGACGGAAACCACGGGGAGCCTTTGCGCCGTGAGGCCGGCGTCGGTCAGCGCGCGATAGAAGGCCTTGTTGGAATCGCCCACGACGGAGCTGAGAACGACGTCGGGCTGCGCCGCCTTTATCCGTTCGACGGCCTTCGACACATTGGAGCTGCCGAAGAAAATATAATCCTCGCCGACGAGCTCCGCGCCGAGCGCGCGGATCGTATCCTTCATGATTTCGTTGATGCTGCGCGGCCAGACGTAATCCGAACCGATCAGATAGAATTTGCGGCCGATGTGGTCGAGGCTCCATTTGATCGCCGGAATGACCTGCTGATTGGGCGCCGCGCCCGTGTAGATGATGTTGGGGGACTGCTCGAGGCCCTCATAGGCCATCGGATAGACCATCAGCTGGCCGTATTTCTCGATGACGGGCGCGACCGTCTTCCGGCTCGCGGAGGTCCAGCATCCAAAGATCACCGAGACCTTTTCCTGCGTGATCAGCCGCTCCGCCTCTTTCGCGAACGTCGGCCAATCCGACTTGCCGTCCGCAATGACGGGCTGGATTTTCCGGCCCAGCAGGCCGCCCTGGGCGTTGATCTCGTCGATCGCCAGAAGCTCGGCGTCGACCATGGAATTCTCGCTGATCGCCATGGCGCCCGAGCGCGAATGCAGGATTCCGACCTTGATCGGGGCGCGCTCCTCCGCGAAGGGGTAAACCGCGGCGGCCAGAACCGCGCCGGCGGCAAGGACGACGGCAAGGACCGCGGCGATGGCGACGGCGCCTTTCGGGGCGCTGGGGGGAGCCTTGGAAGTTACGATCGGCATTGCGCCTTTCCAGTGACGAGAATCATGGTCGCGATGGAGCCTGAGCGGTCCAATTTATTTGAACGCCCCCGCGCATTCCAGAGAGGCGCGCGTCTGTTTTCGCGAAAAGCGTTCATTGCTACGCTCACGCTGTCGCCCATCTCATTTGCCTGCGCCCGGGAGTGGACCGTCGCGCGCGTCCGTGTACACTGCCGCGCCTCTGCGTGCGAAAGGCGACTGGGCATGATCTTCATCGACTCGGCGGACCGGGCGGAGCTCTCTCAGGCGCTTTCGCTCCCCTACTGCAAGGGATTCACCACCAACCCGACGCTCTTCCTGCGCGCCCTCGGCGTTCAGGAGCTGAGCCTCGCCGAATATGTGTCGGCGGCCCGGAGCCTCGTCGATTTTGCGGCAGGCGACGC is a window from the Methylocystis sp. IM3 genome containing:
- a CDS encoding adenylate/guanylate cyclase domain-containing protein, encoding MTRVADRTDRALIAYVRQELSAPAEAIAGYVEILLDEAGKNDQAQFREDLEKIRLASRSLSTLIASLVDPFSPLRAREKEADEDPEDYRRRLRHDLRTPINAIKGYGEMLREDAADLVDAGGLVTDLDRLLEEASRFLERIDGLVSFSLPQSEGADPAEAGAGLVSARVADRFVASVQPIAEGEADDAAQLPSRILVVDDNASNRDLLKRRLERQGHAVTLAENGARALALVREAPFDLILLDLLMPDVSGFDVLSALKSDASLRDIPVIVISALNEIDSIVRCVEAGAEDYLAKPFDPVLLRARIGSSLEKKRLRDREREALEALRIEKERSEKLLLNILPAPTVERLKGGETVIADHLDDVTILFADFVGFTELSSTLPAARLVDILSRVFSAFDALALKFGVEKIKTIGDAYMAACGLFGKREDHAHAVADMAVEMIETLGRLNAELPATLQIRIGVNSGDVVAGVIGAHKFIYDIWGDTVNVASRLEANSLPGRIHVSKSTCERLGGAFVLEPRGSLEVKGKGRMETCFLIGRAPPPA
- a CDS encoding response regulator, producing the protein MAKILLVEDNEMNRDMLSRRLKRNGYDVVIAVDGQQGVEMAASEAPDLILMDMSLPVIDGWEATRRVKQDDATRKIPVIALTAHAMAGDREKAMEAGCEDYDTKPVEITRLLGKITALLASGAS
- a CDS encoding response regulator, with protein sequence MTFLRSSIGAKIIFWFLAINIVSCGLLAWRTYDISRESLEQTVQTSLQVVAKKKVEQLENLTLEKIRSVESLMHNPSVGEAVRELSAALRAGGRGSDAYREAVAKHGPTLGRFADTFNYVDCALVSPAGETLFDQAGVALFDENLRGGKELSGAVERARTLLQAEISAFDIYPGSKEPAAFIAGPVLDNGVVVAVVVFKLDNKELYGVVNDYTGLGETGEALVAAHYGRDQMVVVNPLRHDASAPFSIRTPLSGGAFPALARALAGVHGSGLFDDLDGKPVVASWTYVPSFRWGMVVQQRTEEAFALTRAQRDATLWLLLFMIPPIILLAMAVARTITRPIKTAVGVAERVAGGDLEAHFEIESRDETGHLLTAIRSMTGELRELYGSMEDKIRARTRELQRANEELSVARVAAEEASKTKSAFLANMSHELRTPLNAIIGYSEMLQEDALDKGDEEPIEDLKKIESAGRHLLGLINDILDLSKIEAGKMEVFIERVEIAPLVREVASIVQPLADKNGNRLELSCQEDIGGFLSDETKVKQCLLNLMSNANKFTSQGTVALSVERDADACVVFRVSDTGLGMSEEQLGRLFQAFTQADASTTKRFGGTGLGLAITKHFCTALGGDISVESAPGAGSTFTIRLPDQERAPVARKPPEAVAPHATILVVDDDATARELLTRTLENKGYRVIAARHGLEALALARQHRPQAITLDVMMPQLDGWSVLKQLKEDDELRGIPVIMVTILNERGLAIPLGAAELLTKPIDRRRLTALLENYCGGGGENTVLVIEDDPATRELLCRSVSGAGYRAEAAVNGQDGLDWLSVNPAPDLVLLDLMMPNLDGFGFLRELRRRPAFDRLPVIIVTAKELSEEDIRKLRALGADIITKDHDYLEELVGIMRQCLVPSAADAVHAH
- a CDS encoding urea ABC transporter substrate-binding protein; translated protein: MPIVTSKAPPSAPKGAVAIAAVLAVVLAAGAVLAAAVYPFAEERAPIKVGILHSRSGAMAISENSMVDAELLAIDEINAQGGLLGRKIQPVIADGKSDWPTFAKEAERLITQEKVSVIFGCWTSASRKTVAPVIEKYGQLMVYPMAYEGLEQSPNIIYTGAAPNQQVIPAIKWSLDHIGRKFYLIGSDYVWPRSINEIMKDTIRALGAELVGEDYIFFGSSNVSKAVERIKAAQPDVVLSSVVGDSNKAFYRALTDAGLTAQRLPVVSVSIGEEELRSLPIESLQGHYSAWSYFEAVRTPENERFIRAFRSKYGENRVTGDVIATSYFSVRLWAKAVQEAQTLDVERVRRTMLTETLDAPEGLVSVDPYTQHSWRSFSVGKIRPDGGIELVWTVDHPIRPVPYPPSRTKAEWEAFLAAMYDGWGGRWANPTEAQ